The Nitrospira sp. KM1 genome includes a window with the following:
- a CDS encoding multicopper oxidase domain-containing protein, whose protein sequence is MERIGPDTGVKMSDQNASVVEEEARAQRLGWALLLAAAAGLFVADVGRAEVVTVQLRATVTKVEVAKDDQREAWTFNESFPGPVIRVKEGDIVDFTLKNEADRVHSIDFHAAKTPWNLHFQGVPTGSQSTFRWKADYPGVFYYHCGTDPMIQHIANGMFGAVVVEPRHPVTKPDREYVIVQSEVYPTPFDVAAMMAGKPKLVVFNGKANKYLDEPLRAKPGELIRLHVVNAGPNHFSAFHVIGAIFDRVYASGNPKNVEYGVQTYTLPPGGGATFDLIIPEEGMYPMVTHSLQDALTGALGVIHVAKEDSPKVGFEPSGHANEDAVARAADSNP, encoded by the coding sequence ATGGAACGGATCGGACCGGACACAGGGGTGAAAATGTCGGATCAGAATGCCTCCGTCGTGGAGGAAGAAGCGCGCGCTCAACGACTCGGATGGGCGCTCCTGCTGGCGGCGGCCGCCGGCTTGTTCGTGGCCGACGTCGGTCGGGCCGAGGTCGTCACCGTTCAACTGCGGGCAACGGTTACCAAGGTCGAGGTTGCCAAGGATGATCAACGCGAGGCGTGGACGTTCAACGAGTCGTTTCCAGGCCCGGTCATCCGCGTGAAGGAAGGAGACATCGTCGATTTCACGTTGAAAAACGAGGCCGACCGGGTGCACTCGATCGATTTTCATGCGGCGAAGACTCCATGGAACCTCCATTTTCAGGGAGTTCCAACGGGCTCACAATCGACCTTCCGATGGAAGGCCGATTATCCAGGCGTCTTTTACTACCATTGCGGAACCGACCCGATGATCCAGCACATTGCGAACGGGATGTTTGGCGCCGTCGTGGTCGAACCGCGCCATCCCGTGACGAAGCCCGATCGAGAGTACGTCATCGTGCAAAGCGAGGTCTATCCGACGCCATTCGATGTGGCCGCGATGATGGCGGGTAAACCCAAGCTGGTGGTGTTCAACGGTAAGGCGAACAAGTACCTCGATGAGCCGTTGCGGGCCAAGCCGGGGGAACTCATCCGGCTGCATGTGGTCAATGCAGGGCCGAATCACTTCTCCGCGTTTCACGTCATCGGCGCCATTTTTGACCGGGTGTATGCCAGCGGCAATCCCAAGAACGTCGAATACGGAGTCCAAACGTATACGTTGCCTCCGGGCGGAGGTGCCACATTTGATCTCATCATTCCGGAGGAGGGCATGTATCCCATGGTGACCCACTCCCTGCAGGATGCACTGACCGGGGCGCTTGGCGTGATTCATGTCGCCAAAGAAGATTCTCCCAAGGTCGGTTTCGAACCGTCCGGTCATGCAAACGAAGACGCTGTGGCTCGCGCAGCCGATTCCAATCCGTAG
- a CDS encoding multicopper oxidase domain-containing protein translates to MREDITMRRRFEHSRSLAKILCALGLAFVGTEAAAQHANHDAGNPQATTAWAQQLKGQTIVEDVMEGRPERTAMMERQHQRIMQQMEHDAAEQHGDGYFNNVNMMHQYGAGNQDVLLMSDSGAEPVSMGGGRCPASAPVRKYDISAINVEISLNMWLDYYPGYMYALTENVEKVRAEETVNREARDKEGYDPGAVKNGLQSQWIQPLVIRGNQGDCVKMTLRNQLEGGEEVSLNIHGSSMVIASTGQPATTTNPDSIAPQGKTVELEWYIPPTQQEGGRQFHSYSNDRELTVMGLFGTFVIEPKGSEYLDPIGSGEPTPMTSGWQAIIKNGNGPDFREFVLMYHEVGDEAFRPLNKKGDFLPQRDPLTDVYRPVARALNYRSEPFGVDNMQTQHEYFGFEDESMAYSAYTFGDPATTVPRSYLGDPAKFRLVHGGSEVFHSHHPHGGSIRWPRSPRAIDEMPLWHTAKNGPVKYPVIRTKSDRVDVEVIGPSETMDLETECGSGLCQQLAGDFLFHCHVAHHYIAGMWGYWRVYNTLQQGEVHNDTMPSLRELPDRAGRIQAGITSDQLVGRTLDWFGKTFNIVKDSKTDWKASPAVVNVKDWVTMQLPPQGQPGHKDDEMAQTRSYDASVLDWAWQADRAMTERENSVANPRYVSLTPGKRVPILFESATGKVAWPHLKPHFGRRVPFSQNHNPSPWLEMIHLDEDGAPSSYPAKPGENGRWSLCPEQAGSKVYNVHFIQTPMTLADKQGDTPAIVDKDGLIYVLHEEEAQVRKSDIKYPLVVRANIYDCIDWMLTSEWEDDEHINFHSSKINTHWHFLQFDNQSSDGVITGFSYEQSVRPFTMLEKKVNKGLPVPMNTTFTKPAKKGERVITVKNAAQYHPNVEILIGADNVGGNEIGRVKSIKGNQITLYRPLKHDHPAKDIVTVEFVRQRFWVDSDVGTVFWHDHALGRVTWPHGGFGTIVIEPVGSTYHDPKTGKQIRSGPLADIRTAEPVGYGVNGSFRELLVQLNDTVPHTVNIVTAGNPPGQPIEVALEAGKTVSFPMPEHIPMTPMPFLNGGTHTTGGGLNFKAEPVSSRLASNPDASKLFSSAAHGDPYTPMVRAYLGDTVVFRLLQTMANETMVWTLSGHTYLTERYAGDANRKNSIHIGIAERYDLVVPQAGGPRLQPGDYIHFNGRTSKFSEGAWGVMRVLDKEVPDLQKLPAGYSRRNNIPQPLPICPADAPVKHFNVVAMDYPAMKLNPKAPDVIEVDFERTIQMVNPDAKIYALEEEVAKVGSGLQPMPLTLRGNVGDCLKVKLTNRMKEGRASFSAIGLAFDPKDSLGANVGNNPGDQTVAPGENRTYTYYADPFLGETASLVWDWGNVMTHPRNGLYGALVIGPRGAQYRDPKTGADISTKNSWVADVIVDRTIQGYEHRVNYRDVALFFQDEDNIIGTSFMPYVQNTAGLISVNYRAEPYKFRQDTGCSLGKVFQPCVVDKPEDPATPIIEAHAGDPVRIHVFGASNEQNGMFAVERHEWPIEPFMRGADMISVVEFSGSETLDAFIPSAGGPFRLTGDYVWSNQRLPYSQSGQWGYLRVLPSGDQRIKPLTGVRPGVKQADAELPARIGPVSSTRQ, encoded by the coding sequence ATGAGAGAGGACATTACGATGCGGAGGCGTTTCGAACATTCTCGGTCACTGGCAAAAATTCTGTGCGCCTTGGGCCTGGCGTTCGTCGGGACCGAGGCGGCGGCGCAACACGCGAATCATGACGCGGGAAACCCGCAGGCGACCACGGCATGGGCTCAGCAGCTGAAAGGGCAGACAATCGTCGAGGACGTGATGGAAGGCCGTCCGGAACGCACCGCCATGATGGAGCGCCAGCATCAACGGATCATGCAACAGATGGAGCATGACGCCGCCGAACAGCATGGCGACGGGTACTTCAACAACGTCAACATGATGCACCAGTACGGCGCGGGCAACCAGGATGTGCTGCTCATGTCCGATTCCGGTGCGGAGCCGGTATCCATGGGAGGTGGACGCTGCCCGGCGTCGGCACCGGTGCGGAAGTACGATATCTCGGCGATCAACGTTGAGATATCCCTCAATATGTGGCTCGACTACTATCCCGGCTACATGTACGCGCTGACCGAGAACGTCGAGAAAGTGCGGGCGGAGGAAACCGTCAATCGCGAAGCCCGCGACAAAGAGGGCTATGATCCCGGTGCCGTCAAGAACGGCTTGCAGAGTCAGTGGATCCAACCTCTGGTGATCAGGGGCAATCAGGGCGACTGCGTCAAGATGACGCTCCGTAATCAACTCGAGGGCGGCGAAGAGGTCAGCCTCAACATCCATGGATCCAGCATGGTGATCGCCTCGACGGGACAGCCGGCGACCACGACGAACCCCGATAGCATCGCACCACAGGGCAAAACCGTGGAACTCGAGTGGTATATTCCGCCGACGCAGCAGGAAGGCGGGCGTCAGTTCCACTCGTACAGTAACGACCGCGAGTTGACGGTCATGGGGTTGTTCGGGACCTTCGTCATCGAACCCAAAGGGTCGGAATACCTGGATCCGATCGGCAGCGGCGAGCCCACGCCGATGACGAGCGGGTGGCAGGCGATCATCAAGAATGGGAACGGTCCGGATTTTCGTGAATTTGTGCTGATGTACCACGAAGTCGGCGATGAGGCCTTCAGACCACTGAACAAAAAGGGCGATTTCCTCCCGCAGCGCGATCCTCTGACCGACGTCTACCGTCCGGTCGCCCGTGCCCTGAATTATCGCAGCGAGCCGTTCGGCGTCGACAACATGCAGACGCAGCACGAGTACTTCGGCTTCGAAGACGAATCCATGGCGTACAGCGCCTATACATTCGGTGATCCGGCGACGACCGTGCCGCGCAGCTACCTGGGTGATCCGGCCAAGTTTCGGCTTGTCCATGGTGGGTCGGAGGTCTTCCACTCCCACCATCCGCATGGCGGATCGATTCGCTGGCCGCGCAGTCCCCGTGCAATCGACGAGATGCCCTTGTGGCATACGGCCAAAAACGGTCCGGTCAAATATCCCGTGATTCGGACCAAGTCCGATCGCGTCGACGTGGAAGTCATCGGACCCTCGGAGACGATGGATCTGGAGACGGAATGCGGATCAGGCCTGTGTCAGCAGTTGGCCGGAGATTTCCTGTTCCATTGTCACGTCGCGCACCATTACATCGCGGGGATGTGGGGCTACTGGCGCGTGTACAACACCTTACAGCAGGGGGAGGTCCACAATGACACGATGCCGTCCCTTCGTGAACTCCCTGACCGAGCGGGCCGTATTCAAGCCGGTATTACCTCGGATCAGCTCGTCGGTCGCACACTGGACTGGTTCGGGAAGACGTTCAACATCGTCAAGGATAGCAAGACGGATTGGAAGGCTTCGCCTGCCGTCGTCAATGTAAAGGATTGGGTGACGATGCAGTTGCCCCCGCAGGGGCAGCCGGGCCACAAGGATGACGAAATGGCCCAGACACGGTCCTATGATGCCAGTGTCTTGGACTGGGCGTGGCAGGCCGACCGTGCGATGACCGAACGCGAAAATAGCGTGGCGAATCCGCGATACGTCTCATTGACTCCCGGCAAGCGGGTGCCGATCCTGTTCGAATCGGCCACGGGGAAGGTGGCCTGGCCCCATTTGAAGCCGCATTTCGGCCGGCGCGTGCCGTTCTCGCAGAATCACAATCCGTCTCCCTGGTTGGAAATGATCCATCTGGACGAAGACGGAGCGCCGAGTTCCTATCCGGCCAAGCCTGGTGAGAATGGCCGCTGGAGCCTCTGTCCGGAACAAGCCGGCTCCAAGGTCTACAACGTGCACTTCATCCAGACGCCGATGACGTTGGCGGATAAGCAGGGCGATACCCCTGCGATCGTGGATAAAGACGGCTTGATTTACGTGCTGCACGAAGAAGAAGCTCAGGTCCGCAAGAGCGACATCAAGTATCCGCTCGTCGTGCGGGCAAATATTTACGATTGCATCGACTGGATGCTGACCAGCGAATGGGAAGATGACGAGCACATCAACTTCCATTCCTCGAAGATCAACACCCACTGGCATTTCCTGCAGTTCGATAACCAATCGTCGGATGGGGTCATCACCGGATTCTCGTATGAGCAGTCGGTGCGGCCCTTCACCATGCTCGAGAAAAAGGTCAACAAGGGTCTTCCGGTGCCGATGAACACGACGTTCACGAAGCCGGCCAAGAAGGGCGAGCGAGTCATCACGGTCAAGAACGCCGCGCAGTACCATCCGAACGTGGAGATCTTGATCGGCGCGGACAACGTCGGAGGTAACGAGATCGGGCGGGTCAAATCCATCAAGGGCAACCAGATCACGCTGTATCGCCCGTTGAAGCACGATCATCCGGCGAAGGACATCGTCACGGTCGAATTCGTCCGTCAGCGGTTCTGGGTGGACTCCGATGTGGGCACGGTTTTCTGGCACGACCATGCGCTCGGTCGGGTGACGTGGCCGCATGGAGGATTCGGGACGATCGTCATCGAGCCGGTTGGTTCGACGTATCATGACCCGAAGACCGGCAAGCAAATCAGGAGCGGTCCGTTGGCCGATATTCGGACTGCTGAACCCGTCGGCTACGGAGTCAATGGCAGCTTCCGCGAGTTGCTCGTGCAACTCAACGACACCGTGCCTCACACGGTGAACATCGTGACAGCCGGGAATCCTCCGGGTCAGCCGATCGAGGTGGCCCTCGAAGCCGGCAAAACCGTGTCGTTCCCGATGCCGGAGCACATTCCGATGACGCCGATGCCCTTTCTCAACGGCGGAACACATACGACCGGCGGTGGATTGAATTTCAAAGCCGAGCCGGTCTCCAGCCGATTGGCCTCGAATCCCGATGCCTCCAAGCTGTTCAGCAGTGCCGCCCACGGCGATCCCTATACACCGATGGTGCGAGCGTATCTCGGTGACACGGTGGTGTTCCGTCTGCTTCAGACCATGGCGAACGAAACGATGGTGTGGACGCTCTCCGGTCACACCTATCTGACCGAGCGCTATGCGGGTGATGCCAACCGGAAGAACTCGATCCATATCGGCATTGCTGAGCGCTATGATCTCGTGGTGCCGCAAGCCGGCGGACCGCGGCTCCAACCGGGGGACTACATCCACTTCAACGGACGTACCTCCAAATTCTCGGAGGGTGCGTGGGGCGTGATGCGGGTTCTGGACAAAGAAGTCCCGGATCTTCAGAAACTGCCGGCCGGGTACAGCCGCAGAAACAACATTCCGCAGCCGCTGCCGATCTGTCCGGCGGACGCTCCGGTGAAACACTTCAACGTGGTGGCGATGGATTATCCCGCGATGAAGCTGAATCCGAAAGCTCCCGATGTGATCGAGGTGGACTTCGAGCGGACGATCCAAATGGTGAACCCTGACGCGAAGATCTACGCGTTGGAGGAGGAAGTCGCCAAAGTGGGCAGCGGGCTGCAGCCGATGCCCCTGACGTTGCGCGGCAATGTCGGTGACTGCCTCAAAGTCAAGTTGACCAACCGGATGAAAGAGGGACGAGCCTCGTTCTCCGCCATCGGGTTGGCGTTCGACCCCAAGGATTCGCTCGGCGCGAACGTCGGGAACAATCCAGGCGATCAGACGGTCGCACCGGGGGAGAACCGCACATACACGTATTACGCCGATCCGTTCCTGGGAGAGACCGCCTCGTTGGTGTGGGATTGGGGCAACGTAATGACCCATCCACGGAACGGGCTCTATGGTGCGCTGGTGATTGGGCCAAGAGGCGCCCAGTACCGCGATCCCAAGACCGGGGCGGACATTTCGACGAAGAACAGCTGGGTGGCCGATGTCATCGTCGACCGGACGATTCAGGGCTATGAACATCGCGTCAACTACCGCGATGTGGCCCTGTTTTTCCAGGACGAGGACAACATCATCGGGACGAGCTTCATGCCGTATGTGCAGAACACGGCAGGTTTGATCTCCGTCAACTATCGTGCGGAGCCCTATAAGTTCCGGCAGGATACCGGATGTAGTCTCGGCAAAGTCTTCCAACCATGCGTGGTGGACAAGCCCGAGGACCCTGCCACCCCGATCATCGAAGCGCACGCCGGAGATCCCGTGCGCATCCATGTGTTCGGGGCGAGCAATGAGCAGAACGGCATGTTCGCGGTCGAACGCCATGAATGGCCGATCGAGCCGTTCATGCGCGGGGCCGACATGATCAGCGTGGTGGAGTTCTCGGGATCGGAAACTCTGGATGCCTTCATTCCTAGCGCAGGCGGCCCGTTCCGGCTGACAGGCGACTATGTGTGGAGCAACCAGCGGTTGCCCTATTCGCAATCAGGACAGTGGGGATATCTGCGGGTGCTGCCATCCGGCGATCAGCGCATCAAGCCGCTGACCGGCGTCAGACCTGGTGTGAAACAGGCCGACGCAGAGCTTCCGGCCCGGATCGGACCGGTGTCTTCGACCAGACAATAA
- a CDS encoding sigma 54-interacting transcriptional regulator, with product MLNGDLTPHQPRIADRRDHSPGEQEPVESTGDFLSGGLQMRDTDESYRALLAVTNVLNSQRDTDSLWRAITEQIRKVLPWERAGVTLYNPDTNSFRFYAVETTMPQRELQRDAVIPKAGSAVGWVYENRTIHVRPNLQRQRLFLEDDYYVREGLGRMINSPLMIGNTCIGTLNIGSVECGEPDPSDLEFLQLVATQIAYAIDHVRAYEQIDRLRHQLEHENEYLVEELKLTHNFGAMVGLSAAFRTALGQAEAVGPTSTTVLVTGETGTGKELMARAIHELSTRRDKPFVRVNCAALPMGLVESELFGHERGAFTGADQRRPGRFELANGGTLFLDEIGEMPLEAQAKLLRVLEDGLVDRVGGTRPVPVDVRIVAATNSDLVNAVNEGRFRQDLYYRLHVFPILLPPLRDRREDIPLLARHFLEAYRSKLKRAVLELNPESLTRLTNYSWPGNVRELQNVIERAVILARSPVVTVEPLATVNGVSESTSNLIDVERRHILRVLESVHWRIYGTYGAAAQLGMNPSTLRSRMKKLGLSRPLNLPLS from the coding sequence ATGCTGAATGGAGATCTTACCCCTCACCAGCCGCGGATTGCTGACCGTCGCGATCATTCGCCGGGAGAGCAGGAACCTGTCGAATCGACCGGCGATTTCTTGTCCGGAGGATTGCAGATGCGGGATACCGATGAAAGTTATCGGGCGCTGCTGGCCGTCACCAACGTCCTGAACTCTCAACGCGACACCGACAGTCTCTGGCGCGCCATCACCGAGCAGATACGGAAAGTGCTGCCCTGGGAGCGCGCTGGCGTCACTCTGTACAATCCGGACACCAACTCGTTCCGCTTCTACGCTGTCGAAACCACGATGCCGCAGCGAGAACTTCAGCGCGATGCCGTGATTCCCAAAGCTGGCAGCGCCGTCGGATGGGTGTATGAAAATCGGACTATCCACGTGCGACCGAACCTGCAACGCCAGCGGTTGTTTCTGGAGGACGATTACTATGTCCGTGAAGGACTGGGACGGATGATCAACTCTCCACTGATGATCGGTAACACCTGCATCGGCACGCTGAACATCGGCAGCGTCGAGTGCGGGGAGCCGGATCCATCCGATCTGGAATTTCTCCAGTTGGTGGCGACGCAGATTGCCTATGCCATCGACCACGTGCGGGCGTACGAGCAGATCGATCGTCTCCGCCATCAGTTGGAGCACGAAAACGAATATCTGGTCGAAGAGCTCAAGCTGACGCATAACTTCGGAGCGATGGTGGGTCTCAGCGCCGCGTTTCGCACCGCGTTGGGACAGGCGGAAGCGGTGGGCCCGACGTCGACCACCGTGCTCGTCACCGGCGAGACCGGGACTGGCAAGGAACTCATGGCACGGGCCATTCATGAGCTGAGCACTCGCCGTGATAAGCCATTCGTCCGCGTGAACTGTGCGGCGCTCCCGATGGGGCTCGTCGAAAGCGAGTTGTTCGGCCATGAGCGCGGAGCGTTCACGGGCGCGGACCAACGGCGTCCCGGGCGGTTCGAGCTGGCCAACGGCGGAACACTCTTTCTCGATGAGATCGGCGAGATGCCGCTGGAAGCTCAGGCCAAGCTGCTCCGCGTGCTCGAGGACGGTCTGGTGGATCGTGTGGGAGGAACCCGTCCTGTTCCGGTCGATGTTCGCATCGTTGCGGCGACCAACTCCGACCTGGTGAACGCCGTCAACGAAGGCCGGTTCAGGCAGGATCTGTACTATCGGCTGCACGTATTTCCGATTCTGTTGCCTCCCTTGCGTGATCGCCGGGAGGATATCCCGCTGCTCGCCCGCCATTTTTTGGAAGCGTACCGGTCGAAGTTAAAGCGTGCCGTGCTGGAGCTCAATCCGGAGTCGTTGACGCGACTGACGAATTATTCCTGGCCCGGCAATGTCCGTGAACTACAGAACGTGATCGAACGGGCGGTGATTCTGGCGCGCTCACCGGTTGTCACCGTCGAACCGCTGGCAACCGTGAACGGTGTGTCGGAATCCACGTCCAATCTCATCGACGTCGAGCGCAGGCATATCCTGCGTGTCTTGGAATCCGTTCATTGGCGGATCTATGGGACATATGGCGCTGCGGCGCAGCTCGGTATGAATCCCAGCACGCTTCGAAGCCGCATGAAGAAGCTCGGTCTGAGCCGTCCGTTGAATCTTCCCCTCTCCTAA
- a CDS encoding uroporphyrinogen-III synthase, protein MASEMSRLIERHGGTPLVVPAMREIPVPLRDNANVFRLGAKLMLQQVDMLILMTGVGASALFETLQKRHALPDIIAAMKHVIVVTRGPKPLAALKTLGMGSNITVPEPNTWQDVIATLDYYRPVKGLRVVVQEYGSSNPEMIRDLVSRGAEVFPVTMYRWALPEDLGSLERAVARILEGTIDVLLITNAAQIDHVMQLVERDGRTAAFLNACRKLVIASIGPTASERIKHYNLTVDLEPSHPKMGILVKETAMKAGTLVSRKRGG, encoded by the coding sequence ATGGCCTCCGAAATGTCTCGGCTCATTGAACGCCATGGCGGAACCCCCCTCGTGGTGCCGGCCATGCGGGAAATTCCGGTTCCCCTTCGAGACAACGCCAATGTATTTCGGCTCGGCGCGAAGCTGATGCTGCAGCAGGTGGACATGCTGATTCTCATGACCGGCGTGGGCGCCAGCGCACTGTTTGAGACATTACAAAAGCGTCATGCGTTGCCGGATATCATCGCGGCTATGAAACACGTCATCGTGGTGACGCGCGGCCCCAAGCCCCTCGCGGCGCTCAAGACGCTCGGCATGGGATCGAACATCACCGTACCGGAACCGAACACCTGGCAGGATGTGATCGCCACCCTCGACTATTACCGCCCGGTCAAGGGGTTGAGAGTGGTCGTTCAGGAATATGGATCATCGAATCCCGAGATGATTCGCGATCTCGTATCGCGGGGAGCCGAGGTATTTCCGGTTACGATGTACCGCTGGGCGCTGCCGGAAGACCTCGGATCGCTTGAACGCGCCGTCGCACGTATCCTGGAGGGCACGATTGACGTCTTACTGATCACGAACGCAGCGCAGATCGATCACGTCATGCAGCTGGTTGAACGGGATGGACGAACTGCAGCGTTCCTCAATGCATGCAGGAAGCTTGTGATCGCCTCCATCGGTCCGACCGCCAGCGAACGAATCAAGCACTACAATCTGACAGTCGACCTTGAACCGTCTCATCCCAAAATGGGAATCCTTGTAAAGGAAACCGCGATGAAGGCGGGAACACTCGTTTCTCGTAAACGCGGCGGCTGA
- a CDS encoding CHASE3 domain-containing protein, whose protein sequence is MRTRTVFGVLAAGTCFLCMLGVQTVLIEQWWAIHEAQVRQSHIRQEVLRLERMVADVDNGFRGYVLMQQSSFLIPMVAAEGSIPGIVDGLLRLTSPWPDLQFRVRTVNERVTELLDAKRRLTLALERGGEEDVLSYIRGGKGLAQATAVAMAFRDLDGKLTEYQADHDQQIASGIEWVRWGLAATATGGFAFGIAIGRAMGRSVDQGAEPPAPAFLVHEHNHNQSDRQRDFV, encoded by the coding sequence ATGCGAACACGGACTGTATTCGGAGTGTTGGCGGCAGGGACGTGCTTTCTCTGCATGCTGGGTGTTCAGACCGTTCTGATCGAGCAATGGTGGGCGATCCATGAAGCGCAGGTCCGACAGTCTCATATCCGGCAGGAGGTGCTGAGGCTGGAGCGAATGGTGGCCGATGTCGACAATGGGTTCAGAGGATACGTGCTGATGCAGCAGTCCTCGTTTCTGATCCCCATGGTCGCGGCCGAGGGAAGTATTCCAGGTATCGTGGACGGACTACTGCGTCTCACATCGCCGTGGCCGGATCTGCAATTCAGAGTGAGAACCGTGAATGAGCGGGTGACGGAGCTGCTCGATGCCAAACGACGGTTGACACTGGCTCTCGAGCGGGGTGGAGAGGAAGATGTCCTGTCATATATTCGCGGGGGAAAAGGTCTTGCGCAGGCGACCGCCGTGGCGATGGCATTCCGCGATCTGGACGGAAAGCTTACCGAGTATCAGGCTGATCACGATCAGCAGATTGCCAGCGGAATCGAGTGGGTGCGATGGGGGCTGGCCGCCACGGCGACGGGAGGCTTTGCGTTTGGGATCGCGATCGGTCGTGCGATGGGTCGGTCGGTAGATCAGGGTGCGGAGCCGCCGGCGCCGGCCTTCTTGGTCCACGAGCACAACCACAATCAATCGGACCGGCAACGGGATTTTGTATAA
- a CDS encoding SUMF1/EgtB/PvdO family nonheme iron enzyme, whose product MIRGFSSSVVAVLAVGIVSVAFADELRPGGQDDVPMVVIPAGSFPMGVPPGDRDGGRDEYPRHEVTLDAYAMDIYEVTNGRYLKFVEATGHRIPQNPTNPTRNLWQGTAVPESLTDRPVVNVDWADADAYCRWAGKRLPTEAEWEKAAKGNHDWRFPWGNVEPTAKHLNYNQRWVGEKTLMPVGSYEAGKSPYGLYDMAGNVWEWVNDWYDAKYYEKSPGKNPPGPISGSKRVLRGSGWQNETPTVRIFTRVDSDPLIRNESTGFRCAKSVR is encoded by the coding sequence ATGATCCGGGGATTCTCGTCGTCAGTTGTTGCCGTGCTCGCTGTTGGAATCGTGTCTGTTGCCTTTGCCGACGAACTGCGGCCAGGCGGACAGGACGATGTGCCAATGGTCGTGATTCCAGCCGGTTCTTTCCCGATGGGCGTGCCGCCGGGTGATCGCGATGGCGGGCGGGACGAATATCCGCGCCACGAAGTGACTCTGGATGCGTATGCCATGGACATCTATGAAGTCACGAACGGCCGATATCTCAAGTTCGTCGAAGCCACCGGGCATCGTATCCCTCAGAATCCGACGAATCCGACTCGGAACCTCTGGCAGGGAACGGCCGTTCCGGAATCCTTGACGGACCGCCCGGTGGTCAATGTCGATTGGGCCGACGCGGATGCCTATTGCCGCTGGGCCGGCAAGCGGCTCCCAACCGAAGCCGAATGGGAAAAGGCCGCAAAAGGCAATCATGACTGGCGCTTCCCCTGGGGTAACGTCGAACCCACCGCCAAGCATCTGAATTACAATCAGCGATGGGTGGGGGAAAAGACCTTGATGCCGGTCGGCAGCTATGAAGCCGGCAAGAGCCCCTATGGGCTTTACGATATGGCGGGCAACGTCTGGGAGTGGGTGAACGACTGGTACGACGCAAAATACTATGAGAAAAGCCCAGGCAAGAACCCTCCGGGGCCGATTTCCGGAAGCAAGCGCGTGCTTCGCGGCTCCGGCTGGCAGAACGAAACTCCGACGGTCCGCATCTTCACCCGGGTGGACAGCGATCCGCTCATTCGCAACGAATCGACCGGCTTTCGCTGCGCCAAATCCGTACGCTAG